A window of Castor canadensis chromosome 10, mCasCan1.hap1v2, whole genome shotgun sequence contains these coding sequences:
- the Lacc1 gene encoding purine nucleoside phosphorylase LACC1 isoform X1 encodes MAEAVLIDLFGLKLNSQNNCHQTLLKTLNAVQNHHADKAKFLCIICCGNISCERGGENDICELETSNGLLTLLKEFETVSKPSMAASLYTIKQKIDEKNLSSIKVIVPMHRKTLMKAFIDQLFTEVYNFEFEDLQVSLKDGLLKQSTEINMITAHELEEIQNEIETYLRSLPALNGELAIITTPSIPDIFIHGFTTRTGGISYIPTLSSFNLFSSSKRRDPKVVVQENLRRLANAAGFNAEKFHRIKPDHASEVWIMGKKEPESYDAITTNQRGVTVAALGADCIPIVFADPVKKACGVAHSGWKGTLLGVAMTTVNAMIAEYGCSLEDIIVVLGPSVGPCCFTLPRESANTFHNLHPACVRLFDSPNPYVDLRKATRILLERGGILPHNIQDQSQDLNLCTSCHPDKFFSHVRDGLNFGTQIGFISIRE; translated from the exons ATGGCAGAAGCAGTTTTGATTGATCTCTTTGGTTTGAAATTGAACTCTCAAAACAACTGCCATCAGACATTGCTAAAGACATTGAATGCTGTCCAAAACCACCATGCTGACAAGGCCAAGTTTCTTTGCATAATATGTTGCGGTAACATCAGCTGTGAAAGGGGTGGTGAAAATGATATTTGTGAATTGGAAACAAGCAATGGATTATTAACTCTCTTGAAAGAATTTGAGACTGTTAGTAAACCTAGTATGGCTGCCTCTTTGTATACCATTAAACAAAAAATCGATGAAAAAAATCTGAGCAGCATTAAGGTGATTGTACCAATGCACAGAAAGACATTAATGAAGGCTTTCATCGATCAACTCTTCACTGAGGTTTACAATTTTGAGTTTGAAGATTTACAGGTGTCCTTGAAGGATGGCCTTTTGAAACAGTCCACTGAAATAAACATGATCACAGCTCATGAACTTGAAGAAATccagaatgaaatagaaacataCTTAAGGAGTCTGCCAGCTCTGAATGGAGAATTAGCTATTATCACAACTCCGTCGATCCCAG atattttcatacatggattTACTACAAGAACTGGTGGGATATCTTACATACCAACTCTTAGCTCATTCAATCTCTTCAGTAGTTCCAAACGGAGAGATCCCAAGGTAGTTGTTCAAGAAAACCTACGTAGGTTGGCGAATGCTGCAGgatttaacgcagagaaatttcACCGAATAAAg CCTGATCATGCCAGTGAAGTCTGGATTATGGGAAAGAAGGAACCTGAATCTTATGATGCAATAACCACAAACCAAAGAGGAGTCACAGTAGCAGCTCTTGGTGCCGACTGTATACCTATAGTGTTTGCAGATCCTGTGAAAAAAGCATGTGGGGTTGCTCACTCTG GCTGGAAAGGTACTTTGTTAGGTGTTGCTATGACTACAGTGAATGCTATGATAGCAGAATACGGCTGTAGTTTGGAAgacattattgttgtgctgggaccTTCAGTAGGACCTTGCTGTTTTACTCTTCCCAGGGAATCTGCAAACACATTCCATAATCTCCATCCTGCGTGTGTCCGACTGTTTGACTCGCCAAATCCCTACGTTGACCTCCGTAAAGCCACCAG GATTCTTCTAGAACGAGGAGGAATTCTTCCACATAATATTCAGGACCAGAGTCAAGATCTCAACCTCTGTACATCCTGCCATCCTGACAAGTTTTTCTCCCATGTCCGAGATGGCCTTAACTTTGGTACACAGATTGGCTTCATATCAATTAGAGAATGA
- the Lacc1 gene encoding purine nucleoside phosphorylase LACC1 isoform X6, with the protein MAEAVLIDLFGLKLNSQNNCHQTLLKTLNAVQNHHADKAKFLCIICCGNISCERGGENDICELETSNGLLTLLKEFETVSKPSMAASLYTIKQKIDEKNLSSIKVIVPMHRKTLMKAFIDQLFTEVYNFEFEDLQVSLKDGLLKQSTEINMITAHELEEIQNEIETYLRSLPALNGELAIITTPSIPDIFIHGFTTRTGGISYIPTLSSFNLFSSSKRRDPKVVVQENLRRLANAAGFNAEKFHRIKPDHASEVWIMGKKEPESYDAITTNQRGVTVAALGADCIPIVFADPVKKACGVAHSGNLQTHSIISILRVSDCLTRQIPTLTSVKPPG; encoded by the exons ATGGCAGAAGCAGTTTTGATTGATCTCTTTGGTTTGAAATTGAACTCTCAAAACAACTGCCATCAGACATTGCTAAAGACATTGAATGCTGTCCAAAACCACCATGCTGACAAGGCCAAGTTTCTTTGCATAATATGTTGCGGTAACATCAGCTGTGAAAGGGGTGGTGAAAATGATATTTGTGAATTGGAAACAAGCAATGGATTATTAACTCTCTTGAAAGAATTTGAGACTGTTAGTAAACCTAGTATGGCTGCCTCTTTGTATACCATTAAACAAAAAATCGATGAAAAAAATCTGAGCAGCATTAAGGTGATTGTACCAATGCACAGAAAGACATTAATGAAGGCTTTCATCGATCAACTCTTCACTGAGGTTTACAATTTTGAGTTTGAAGATTTACAGGTGTCCTTGAAGGATGGCCTTTTGAAACAGTCCACTGAAATAAACATGATCACAGCTCATGAACTTGAAGAAATccagaatgaaatagaaacataCTTAAGGAGTCTGCCAGCTCTGAATGGAGAATTAGCTATTATCACAACTCCGTCGATCCCAG atattttcatacatggattTACTACAAGAACTGGTGGGATATCTTACATACCAACTCTTAGCTCATTCAATCTCTTCAGTAGTTCCAAACGGAGAGATCCCAAGGTAGTTGTTCAAGAAAACCTACGTAGGTTGGCGAATGCTGCAGgatttaacgcagagaaatttcACCGAATAAAg CCTGATCATGCCAGTGAAGTCTGGATTATGGGAAAGAAGGAACCTGAATCTTATGATGCAATAACCACAAACCAAAGAGGAGTCACAGTAGCAGCTCTTGGTGCCGACTGTATACCTATAGTGTTTGCAGATCCTGTGAAAAAAGCATGTGGGGTTGCTCACTCTG GGAATCTGCAAACACATTCCATAATCTCCATCCTGCGTGTGTCCGACTGTTTGACTCGCCAAATCCCTACGTTGACCTCCGTAAAGCCACCAG gttga
- the Lacc1 gene encoding purine nucleoside phosphorylase LACC1 isoform X4 produces the protein MAEAVLIDLFGLKLNSQNNCHQTLLKTLNAVQNHHADKAKFLCIICCGNISCERGGENDICELETSNGLLTLLKEFETVSKPSMAASLYTIKQKIDEKNLSSIKVIVPMHRKTLMKAFIDQLFTEVYNFEFEDLQVSLKDGLLKQSTEINMITAHELEEIQNEIETYLRSLPALNGELAIITTPSIPDIFIHGFTTRTGGISYIPTLSSFNLFSSSKRRDPKVVVQENLRRLANAAGFNAEKFHRIKPDHASEVWIMGKKEPESYDAITTNQRGVTVAALGADCIPIVFADPVKKACGVAHSGNLQTHSIISILRVSDCLTRQIPTLTSVKPPDYTAQLMWRSSQSVLHYHQLCEIVA, from the exons ATGGCAGAAGCAGTTTTGATTGATCTCTTTGGTTTGAAATTGAACTCTCAAAACAACTGCCATCAGACATTGCTAAAGACATTGAATGCTGTCCAAAACCACCATGCTGACAAGGCCAAGTTTCTTTGCATAATATGTTGCGGTAACATCAGCTGTGAAAGGGGTGGTGAAAATGATATTTGTGAATTGGAAACAAGCAATGGATTATTAACTCTCTTGAAAGAATTTGAGACTGTTAGTAAACCTAGTATGGCTGCCTCTTTGTATACCATTAAACAAAAAATCGATGAAAAAAATCTGAGCAGCATTAAGGTGATTGTACCAATGCACAGAAAGACATTAATGAAGGCTTTCATCGATCAACTCTTCACTGAGGTTTACAATTTTGAGTTTGAAGATTTACAGGTGTCCTTGAAGGATGGCCTTTTGAAACAGTCCACTGAAATAAACATGATCACAGCTCATGAACTTGAAGAAATccagaatgaaatagaaacataCTTAAGGAGTCTGCCAGCTCTGAATGGAGAATTAGCTATTATCACAACTCCGTCGATCCCAG atattttcatacatggattTACTACAAGAACTGGTGGGATATCTTACATACCAACTCTTAGCTCATTCAATCTCTTCAGTAGTTCCAAACGGAGAGATCCCAAGGTAGTTGTTCAAGAAAACCTACGTAGGTTGGCGAATGCTGCAGgatttaacgcagagaaatttcACCGAATAAAg CCTGATCATGCCAGTGAAGTCTGGATTATGGGAAAGAAGGAACCTGAATCTTATGATGCAATAACCACAAACCAAAGAGGAGTCACAGTAGCAGCTCTTGGTGCCGACTGTATACCTATAGTGTTTGCAGATCCTGTGAAAAAAGCATGTGGGGTTGCTCACTCTG GGAATCTGCAAACACATTCCATAATCTCCATCCTGCGTGTGTCCGACTGTTTGACTCGCCAAATCCCTACGTTGACCTCCGTAAAGCCACCAG attacacagctcagttgatgtggagaagttctcagtcagtcctgcattaTCATCAGCTGTGTGAAATTGTTGCGTGA
- the Lacc1 gene encoding purine nucleoside phosphorylase LACC1 isoform X5 — MAEAVLIDLFGLKLNSQNNCHQTLLKTLNAVQNHHADKAKFLCIICCGNISCERGGENDICELETSNGLLTLLKEFETVSKPSMAASLYTIKQKIDEKNLSSIKVIVPMHRKTLMKAFIDQLFTEVYNFEFEDLQVSLKDGLLKQSTEINMITAHELEEIQNEIETYLRSLPALNGELAIITTPSIPDIFIHGFTTRTGGISYIPTLSSFNLFSSSKRRDPKVVVQENLRRLANAAGFNAEKFHRIKPDHASEVWIMGKKEPESYDAITTNQRGVTVAALGADCIPIVFADPVKKACGVAHSGNLQTHSIISILRVSDCLTRQIPTLTSVKPPGFF, encoded by the exons ATGGCAGAAGCAGTTTTGATTGATCTCTTTGGTTTGAAATTGAACTCTCAAAACAACTGCCATCAGACATTGCTAAAGACATTGAATGCTGTCCAAAACCACCATGCTGACAAGGCCAAGTTTCTTTGCATAATATGTTGCGGTAACATCAGCTGTGAAAGGGGTGGTGAAAATGATATTTGTGAATTGGAAACAAGCAATGGATTATTAACTCTCTTGAAAGAATTTGAGACTGTTAGTAAACCTAGTATGGCTGCCTCTTTGTATACCATTAAACAAAAAATCGATGAAAAAAATCTGAGCAGCATTAAGGTGATTGTACCAATGCACAGAAAGACATTAATGAAGGCTTTCATCGATCAACTCTTCACTGAGGTTTACAATTTTGAGTTTGAAGATTTACAGGTGTCCTTGAAGGATGGCCTTTTGAAACAGTCCACTGAAATAAACATGATCACAGCTCATGAACTTGAAGAAATccagaatgaaatagaaacataCTTAAGGAGTCTGCCAGCTCTGAATGGAGAATTAGCTATTATCACAACTCCGTCGATCCCAG atattttcatacatggattTACTACAAGAACTGGTGGGATATCTTACATACCAACTCTTAGCTCATTCAATCTCTTCAGTAGTTCCAAACGGAGAGATCCCAAGGTAGTTGTTCAAGAAAACCTACGTAGGTTGGCGAATGCTGCAGgatttaacgcagagaaatttcACCGAATAAAg CCTGATCATGCCAGTGAAGTCTGGATTATGGGAAAGAAGGAACCTGAATCTTATGATGCAATAACCACAAACCAAAGAGGAGTCACAGTAGCAGCTCTTGGTGCCGACTGTATACCTATAGTGTTTGCAGATCCTGTGAAAAAAGCATGTGGGGTTGCTCACTCTG GGAATCTGCAAACACATTCCATAATCTCCATCCTGCGTGTGTCCGACTGTTTGACTCGCCAAATCCCTACGTTGACCTCCGTAAAGCCACCAG GATTCTTCTAG
- the Lacc1 gene encoding purine nucleoside phosphorylase LACC1 isoform X2: MAEAVLIDLFGLKLNSQNNCHQTLLKTLNAVQNHHADKAKFLCIICCGNISCERGGENDICELETSNGLLTLLKEFETVSKPSMAASLYTIKQKIDEKNLSSIKVIVPMHRKTLMKAFIDQLFTEVYNFEFEDLQVSLKDGLLKQSTEINMITAHELEEIQNEIETYLRSLPALNGELAIITTPSIPDIFIHGFTTRTGGISYIPTLSSFNLFSSSKRRDPKVVVQENLRRLANAAGFNAEKFHRIKPDHASEVWIMGKKEPESYDAITTNQRGVTVAALGADCIPIVFADPVKKACGVAHSGWKGTLLGVAMTTVNAMIAEYGCSLEDIIVVLGPSVGPCCFTLPRESANTFHNLHPACVRLFDSPNPYVDLRKATRLRAEGSQFEASWGKKFTRPHLQNNQSKMDWRWDSSSRVPALQA; this comes from the exons ATGGCAGAAGCAGTTTTGATTGATCTCTTTGGTTTGAAATTGAACTCTCAAAACAACTGCCATCAGACATTGCTAAAGACATTGAATGCTGTCCAAAACCACCATGCTGACAAGGCCAAGTTTCTTTGCATAATATGTTGCGGTAACATCAGCTGTGAAAGGGGTGGTGAAAATGATATTTGTGAATTGGAAACAAGCAATGGATTATTAACTCTCTTGAAAGAATTTGAGACTGTTAGTAAACCTAGTATGGCTGCCTCTTTGTATACCATTAAACAAAAAATCGATGAAAAAAATCTGAGCAGCATTAAGGTGATTGTACCAATGCACAGAAAGACATTAATGAAGGCTTTCATCGATCAACTCTTCACTGAGGTTTACAATTTTGAGTTTGAAGATTTACAGGTGTCCTTGAAGGATGGCCTTTTGAAACAGTCCACTGAAATAAACATGATCACAGCTCATGAACTTGAAGAAATccagaatgaaatagaaacataCTTAAGGAGTCTGCCAGCTCTGAATGGAGAATTAGCTATTATCACAACTCCGTCGATCCCAG atattttcatacatggattTACTACAAGAACTGGTGGGATATCTTACATACCAACTCTTAGCTCATTCAATCTCTTCAGTAGTTCCAAACGGAGAGATCCCAAGGTAGTTGTTCAAGAAAACCTACGTAGGTTGGCGAATGCTGCAGgatttaacgcagagaaatttcACCGAATAAAg CCTGATCATGCCAGTGAAGTCTGGATTATGGGAAAGAAGGAACCTGAATCTTATGATGCAATAACCACAAACCAAAGAGGAGTCACAGTAGCAGCTCTTGGTGCCGACTGTATACCTATAGTGTTTGCAGATCCTGTGAAAAAAGCATGTGGGGTTGCTCACTCTG GCTGGAAAGGTACTTTGTTAGGTGTTGCTATGACTACAGTGAATGCTATGATAGCAGAATACGGCTGTAGTTTGGAAgacattattgttgtgctgggaccTTCAGTAGGACCTTGCTGTTTTACTCTTCCCAGGGAATCTGCAAACACATTCCATAATCTCCATCCTGCGTGTGTCCGACTGTTTGACTCGCCAAATCCCTACGTTGACCTCCGTAAAGCCACCAG gttgagagctgaaggatcgcagttcgaggccagctggggcaaaaagttcacaagaccccatctccaaaataatcagagcaaaatggactggaggtgggactcaagcagtagagtacctgctttgcaagcgtga
- the Lacc1 gene encoding purine nucleoside phosphorylase LACC1 isoform X3: MAEAVLIDLFGLKLNSQNNCHQTLLKTLNAVQNHHADKAKFLCIICCGNISCERGGENDICELETSNGLLTLLKEFETVSKPSMAASLYTIKQKIDEKNLSSIKVIVPMHRKTLMKAFIDQLFTEVYNFEFEDLQVSLKDGLLKQSTEINMITAHELEEIQNEIETYLRSLPALNGELAIITTPSIPDIFIHGFTTRTGGISYIPTLSSFNLFSSSKRRDPKVVVQENLRRLANAAGFNAEKFHRIKPDHASEVWIMGKKEPESYDAITTNQRGVTVAALGADCIPIVFADPVKKACGVAHSGWKGTLLGVAMTTVNAMIAEYGCSLEDIIVVLGPSVGPCCFTLPRESANTFHNLHPACVRLFDSPNPYVDLRKATRLHSSVDVEKFSVSPALSSAV; this comes from the exons ATGGCAGAAGCAGTTTTGATTGATCTCTTTGGTTTGAAATTGAACTCTCAAAACAACTGCCATCAGACATTGCTAAAGACATTGAATGCTGTCCAAAACCACCATGCTGACAAGGCCAAGTTTCTTTGCATAATATGTTGCGGTAACATCAGCTGTGAAAGGGGTGGTGAAAATGATATTTGTGAATTGGAAACAAGCAATGGATTATTAACTCTCTTGAAAGAATTTGAGACTGTTAGTAAACCTAGTATGGCTGCCTCTTTGTATACCATTAAACAAAAAATCGATGAAAAAAATCTGAGCAGCATTAAGGTGATTGTACCAATGCACAGAAAGACATTAATGAAGGCTTTCATCGATCAACTCTTCACTGAGGTTTACAATTTTGAGTTTGAAGATTTACAGGTGTCCTTGAAGGATGGCCTTTTGAAACAGTCCACTGAAATAAACATGATCACAGCTCATGAACTTGAAGAAATccagaatgaaatagaaacataCTTAAGGAGTCTGCCAGCTCTGAATGGAGAATTAGCTATTATCACAACTCCGTCGATCCCAG atattttcatacatggattTACTACAAGAACTGGTGGGATATCTTACATACCAACTCTTAGCTCATTCAATCTCTTCAGTAGTTCCAAACGGAGAGATCCCAAGGTAGTTGTTCAAGAAAACCTACGTAGGTTGGCGAATGCTGCAGgatttaacgcagagaaatttcACCGAATAAAg CCTGATCATGCCAGTGAAGTCTGGATTATGGGAAAGAAGGAACCTGAATCTTATGATGCAATAACCACAAACCAAAGAGGAGTCACAGTAGCAGCTCTTGGTGCCGACTGTATACCTATAGTGTTTGCAGATCCTGTGAAAAAAGCATGTGGGGTTGCTCACTCTG GCTGGAAAGGTACTTTGTTAGGTGTTGCTATGACTACAGTGAATGCTATGATAGCAGAATACGGCTGTAGTTTGGAAgacattattgttgtgctgggaccTTCAGTAGGACCTTGCTGTTTTACTCTTCCCAGGGAATCTGCAAACACATTCCATAATCTCCATCCTGCGTGTGTCCGACTGTTTGACTCGCCAAATCCCTACGTTGACCTCCGTAAAGCCACCAG attacacagctcagttgatgtggagaagttctcagtcagtcctgcattaTCATCAGCTGTGTGA